The following proteins are encoded in a genomic region of Ovis canadensis isolate MfBH-ARS-UI-01 breed Bighorn chromosome 12, ARS-UI_OviCan_v2, whole genome shotgun sequence:
- the CHI3L1 gene encoding chitinase-3-like protein 1 isoform X2 gives MPSSAAARMGLRAARTGFVVLVLLQSCAAYKLICYYTSWSQYREGDGSCFPDAIDPFLCTHVIYSFANISNNEIDTWEWNDVTLYDTLNTLKNRNPKLKTLLSVGGWNFGPERFSKIASKTQSRRTFIKSVPPFLRTHGFDGLDLAWLYPGRRDKRHLTALVKEMKAEFVREAQAGTEQLLLSAAVSAGKIAIDRGYDIAQISRHLDFISLLTYDFHGAWRQTVGHHSPLFRGQEDASSDRFSNADYAVSYMLRLGAPANKLVMGIPAFGRSFTLASSKTDVGAPISGPGIPGRFTKEKGILAYYEICDFLHGATTHRFHDQQVPYATKGNQWVAYDDQESVKNKVHIYATYLCIPLLRQSCVLQV, from the exons ATGCCCTCCTCTGCCGCAGCCAGGATGGGGCTGAGGGCGGCTCGGACAG GTTTTGTGGTCCTGGTGCTGCTCCAGAGCT GTGCTGCATACAAGCTAATCTGCTACTACACCAGCTGGTCCCAGTACCGGGAGGGTGATGGGAGCTGCTTCCCAGATGCCATCGACCCCTTCCTGTGCACCCACGTCATCTACAGCTTTGCCAACATAAGCAACAATGAGATCGACACCTGGGAGTGGAATGACGTGACGCTCTATGACACACTGAACACACTCAAGAACAG GAACCCCAAGCTGAAGACCCTCCTATCTGTTGGAGGATGGAACTTCGGTCCTGAAAG ATTTTCCAAAATAGCTTCCAAGACCCAGAGTCGCAGGACTTTCATCAAGTCAGTGCCACCATTTCTGCGGACCCATGGCTTTGATGGACTGGACCTAGCATGGCTCTACCCCGGGCGGAGAGACAAGCGGCATCTCACCGCTCTGGTCAAG GAAATGAAGGCTGAGTTtgtaagggaagcccaagcaggCACAGAGCAGCTCCTGCTCAGCGCAGCAGTGTCCGCAGGGAAGATTGCTATTGACAGAGGCTATGACATCGCCCAGATATCCCG ACACTTGGACTTCATCAGCCTTTTGACCTATGACTTTCATGGAGCCTGGCGCCAGACAGTAGGACATCATAGCCCCCTGTTTCGAGGCCAGGAAGATGCAAGTTCTGACAGATTCAGTAATGCT GACTACGCGGTGAGCTACATGCTGAGGCTGGGGGCTCCAGCCAACAAGCTGGTGATGGGCATCCCCGCTTTCGGGAGGAGCTTCACTCTGGCCTCTTCCAAGACAGATGTGGGAGCCCCCATCTCAGGGCCAGGAATACCAGGCCGGTTCACCAAGGagaaagggattcttgcctattATGAG ATCTGTGATTTCCTCCACGGAGCCACCACCCACAGATTCCATGACCAGCAGGTCCCCTATGCCACCAAGGGCAACCAGTGGGTGGCATATGACGATCAGGAGAGCGTCAAAAACAAG GTGCACATATACGCCACTTATTTATGCATTCCTCTGCTGAGGCAGAGCTGTGTTCTCCAAGTTTAA
- the CHI3L1 gene encoding chitinase-3-like protein 1 isoform X1 has product MPSSAAARMGLRAARTGFVVLVLLQSCAAYKLICYYTSWSQYREGDGSCFPDAIDPFLCTHVIYSFANISNNEIDTWEWNDVTLYDTLNTLKNRNPKLKTLLSVGGWNFGPERFSKIASKTQSRRTFIKSVPPFLRTHGFDGLDLAWLYPGRRDKRHLTALVKEMKAEFVREAQAGTEQLLLSAAVSAGKIAIDRGYDIAQISRHLDFISLLTYDFHGAWRQTVGHHSPLFRGQEDASSDRFSNADYAVSYMLRLGAPANKLVMGIPAFGRSFTLASSKTDVGAPISGPGIPGRFTKEKGILAYYEICDFLHGATTHRFHDQQVPYATKGNQWVAYDDQESVKNKARYLKNRQLAGAMVWALDLDDFRGTFCGQNLTFPLTSAVKDVLAEG; this is encoded by the exons ATGCCCTCCTCTGCCGCAGCCAGGATGGGGCTGAGGGCGGCTCGGACAG GTTTTGTGGTCCTGGTGCTGCTCCAGAGCT GTGCTGCATACAAGCTAATCTGCTACTACACCAGCTGGTCCCAGTACCGGGAGGGTGATGGGAGCTGCTTCCCAGATGCCATCGACCCCTTCCTGTGCACCCACGTCATCTACAGCTTTGCCAACATAAGCAACAATGAGATCGACACCTGGGAGTGGAATGACGTGACGCTCTATGACACACTGAACACACTCAAGAACAG GAACCCCAAGCTGAAGACCCTCCTATCTGTTGGAGGATGGAACTTCGGTCCTGAAAG ATTTTCCAAAATAGCTTCCAAGACCCAGAGTCGCAGGACTTTCATCAAGTCAGTGCCACCATTTCTGCGGACCCATGGCTTTGATGGACTGGACCTAGCATGGCTCTACCCCGGGCGGAGAGACAAGCGGCATCTCACCGCTCTGGTCAAG GAAATGAAGGCTGAGTTtgtaagggaagcccaagcaggCACAGAGCAGCTCCTGCTCAGCGCAGCAGTGTCCGCAGGGAAGATTGCTATTGACAGAGGCTATGACATCGCCCAGATATCCCG ACACTTGGACTTCATCAGCCTTTTGACCTATGACTTTCATGGAGCCTGGCGCCAGACAGTAGGACATCATAGCCCCCTGTTTCGAGGCCAGGAAGATGCAAGTTCTGACAGATTCAGTAATGCT GACTACGCGGTGAGCTACATGCTGAGGCTGGGGGCTCCAGCCAACAAGCTGGTGATGGGCATCCCCGCTTTCGGGAGGAGCTTCACTCTGGCCTCTTCCAAGACAGATGTGGGAGCCCCCATCTCAGGGCCAGGAATACCAGGCCGGTTCACCAAGGagaaagggattcttgcctattATGAG ATCTGTGATTTCCTCCACGGAGCCACCACCCACAGATTCCATGACCAGCAGGTCCCCTATGCCACCAAGGGCAACCAGTGGGTGGCATATGACGATCAGGAGAGCGTCAAAAACAAG GCGCGGTACCTGAAGAACAGGCAGCTGGCTGGCGCCATGGTGTGGGCCCTGGACTTGGATGACTTCCGGGGCACCTTCTGTGGGCAGAACCTGACCTTTCCTCTCACGAGTGCCGTCAAGGATGTGCTTGCTGAGGGGTAG